The following coding sequences lie in one Sinorhizobium fredii USDA 257 genomic window:
- the dgcA gene encoding N-acetyl-D-Glu racemase DgcA — protein MSISLAAAVEHFPIAGAFTISRGSKTTASVVTCRIGDGTAFGRGECVPYGRYGESIDSVLSEIEAVRPLIEAGMTRLELQEAMKPGAARNAVDCALWDLEAKQRNTSAATLAGIADPVSLTTAYTISLVEPEEMMAQAAKYAHRALLKVKVGTADDTSRIRAVRKGAPDSHIILDANEGWTPENLAFHFTACAEAGIDLIEQPLPAGSDAALAHVDRAVPVCADESVHATADLKALVGRYDAVNIKLDKTGGLTEALRMREEAKALGLKIMVGCMVGSSLAMAPAILVAQGADFVDLDGALLLAEDRSPGLRYEASLVFPPDPSLWG, from the coding sequence ATGTCGATCTCGCTTGCAGCCGCCGTCGAACACTTTCCGATCGCCGGTGCCTTCACGATCTCCCGCGGCTCGAAAACGACGGCGAGCGTCGTCACCTGCCGCATCGGCGACGGCACGGCGTTCGGCCGGGGCGAATGCGTGCCCTATGGCCGCTACGGAGAATCGATCGATTCTGTCCTGAGCGAGATCGAAGCGGTTCGCCCGCTGATCGAAGCCGGCATGACGCGGCTGGAACTGCAGGAGGCGATGAAACCGGGTGCGGCCCGCAACGCGGTCGATTGCGCGCTCTGGGATCTCGAGGCAAAGCAGCGAAATACGTCGGCCGCTACACTTGCCGGCATAGCTGATCCGGTCTCCCTGACGACGGCCTATACCATCTCGCTTGTCGAGCCCGAAGAGATGATGGCGCAGGCCGCCAAATACGCCCATCGCGCCCTTCTGAAGGTCAAGGTCGGAACGGCTGACGACACATCGCGGATCCGTGCCGTCCGGAAAGGCGCACCGGATAGTCACATCATCCTGGATGCCAACGAAGGCTGGACTCCGGAAAACCTCGCCTTCCATTTTACTGCCTGCGCCGAAGCCGGTATCGATCTCATCGAGCAACCCCTGCCGGCAGGAAGTGACGCGGCGCTGGCGCATGTGGACCGCGCCGTTCCCGTCTGTGCGGATGAAAGCGTGCACGCGACCGCAGACCTCAAGGCGCTGGTCGGGCGGTACGATGCGGTGAACATCAAGCTCGACAAGACCGGCGGCCTCACCGAGGCGCTGCGCATGCGCGAAGAGGCCAAGGCGCTCGGCCTGAAGATCATGGTCGGCTGCATGGTCGGCAGTTCGCTCGCAATGGCCCCGGCGATCCTCGTTGCGCAAGGCGCCGATTTTGTCGATCTCGACGGTGCGCTGCTGCTTGCGGAAGATCGCAGTCCTGGTCTCCGCTACGAGGCCTCCCTGGTCTTCCCGCCCGATCCGAGCCTGTGGGGCTGA
- a CDS encoding MFS transporter, translating into MIPASAPPVLGPPPRRFALRIALLFCAPLIVNGFAMPYFPVWLSSLSMSDFEIGVVLAVPMFIRVITAPLAGVLADRLGERTIVLIWSGCLSLALAFVLFFAKGFWPVLVIYALQSAAYSPYVPIVEALALSGVRRWGFDYALMRVWGSIAFIGATMLGGWMIGLIGGTMVLPAMAAGFGLTVVMACAAPRIGRPRRPSPITAITEPPPQSLRQPDLQLLLIGVTLVNSSHAMLFAFSAIYWQQIGYSGTQIGALWSAGVAAEVLMFFFAKAIIRRFSVWTMIFSGCLLAVVRWLIFPMDLGFSGYFVLQCFHAFTYAIMHTGMQHKLVERVAEEQEASAQGIYFFYTGIFTAIFTFLSGYFYAWFGVAGFYSMSVVALSGCCFAFAGWYLQPHRLGSGGKTREAS; encoded by the coding sequence ATGATTCCCGCATCAGCGCCCCCCGTCCTGGGGCCCCCGCCGCGTCGTTTTGCGCTCCGCATCGCGCTGCTCTTCTGCGCGCCGTTGATCGTCAACGGCTTCGCCATGCCGTATTTTCCGGTCTGGCTCAGCAGCCTTTCGATGAGCGATTTCGAGATCGGCGTGGTGCTTGCCGTTCCGATGTTCATCCGCGTCATCACCGCGCCCTTGGCAGGCGTGCTGGCGGACCGGCTCGGCGAGCGCACCATCGTGCTGATCTGGTCGGGCTGCCTTTCTCTTGCCCTGGCATTCGTCCTCTTCTTTGCCAAGGGCTTCTGGCCTGTGCTGGTGATCTATGCCCTGCAATCGGCCGCATATTCGCCTTACGTGCCGATCGTCGAGGCGCTTGCGCTGTCGGGCGTGCGTCGCTGGGGTTTCGATTATGCGCTGATGCGCGTCTGGGGGTCGATCGCCTTTATCGGCGCGACGATGCTCGGCGGCTGGATGATCGGCCTCATCGGCGGCACGATGGTGCTGCCGGCGATGGCGGCGGGTTTCGGCCTCACCGTAGTGATGGCCTGCGCAGCCCCGCGCATCGGCCGTCCGCGCCGGCCTTCGCCAATCACGGCGATCACCGAACCGCCGCCGCAATCGCTGCGACAGCCCGATTTGCAACTGCTGCTGATCGGCGTCACGCTGGTCAACAGCAGCCATGCGATGCTGTTCGCGTTCTCGGCCATCTATTGGCAGCAGATCGGCTACAGCGGCACGCAGATCGGCGCCCTGTGGAGTGCCGGCGTGGCGGCGGAAGTGCTGATGTTCTTTTTCGCCAAGGCAATCATCCGGCGTTTCAGCGTCTGGACGATGATCTTCTCCGGCTGTTTGCTGGCGGTGGTGCGCTGGCTGATCTTCCCGATGGACCTGGGCTTCTCGGGCTACTTCGTCCTCCAGTGCTTTCATGCCTTCACCTATGCGATCATGCATACCGGCATGCAGCACAAGCTGGTCGAACGGGTCGCCGAGGAGCAGGAGGCATCCGCCCAGGGCATCTATTTCTTCTACACGGGCATCTTCACCGCAATTTTCACGTTTCTCTCCGGCTATTTCTACGCCTGGTTCGGCGTCGCCGGCTTCTACTCGATGTCGGTCGTGGCGCTCTCCGGCTGCTGCTTCGCTTTCGCCGGCTGGTACCTTCAGCCCCACAGGCTCGGATCGGGCGGGAAGACCAGGGAGGCCTCGTAG
- a CDS encoding UDP-2,3-diacylglucosamine diphosphatase, translated as MAAVSGSQQNPVRKLRTLFISDVHLGSKAAKTDYLLDFLRHHEAETIILVGDIVDGWRLKRSWNWPQSCNDVVQKLLRKARKGSRIIYIPGNHDEFMRDFPGVHFGGIEVAARHMHEGADGRNYLVLHGDEFDVVVRNARVLAYLGDWAYDMAIAINIGLAAVRRRLGMPYWSFSSWAKLQVKHAVNFIGEFQKVVAEEARRHHAQGVICGHIHHAVIEDIDEIRYINTGDWVESCTAIAEHFDGTMELITWHSLQGGVTASETTVEELPVTLAAPQAA; from the coding sequence ATGGCTGCGGTATCGGGATCTCAACAGAATCCGGTTCGGAAATTGCGGACGCTGTTCATTTCCGACGTTCATCTGGGCTCGAAGGCGGCGAAGACGGACTATCTGCTCGATTTCCTGCGCCACCATGAGGCCGAGACTATCATTCTTGTCGGCGACATCGTCGACGGCTGGCGTCTGAAGCGCAGCTGGAATTGGCCGCAGTCCTGCAACGACGTCGTCCAGAAGCTGCTGCGCAAGGCGCGCAAGGGTTCGCGCATCATCTATATTCCCGGCAATCACGACGAGTTCATGCGGGATTTCCCGGGCGTCCACTTCGGCGGTATCGAGGTCGCGGCACGCCACATGCATGAAGGAGCGGACGGGCGCAACTACCTCGTCTTGCATGGCGACGAATTCGACGTCGTGGTGCGCAACGCGCGAGTGCTCGCCTATCTCGGCGACTGGGCCTACGACATGGCGATCGCCATCAATATCGGCCTTGCCGCCGTCCGCCGCCGCCTCGGCATGCCCTATTGGTCGTTTTCGTCCTGGGCCAAGCTGCAGGTCAAACACGCGGTGAACTTCATCGGAGAGTTCCAGAAAGTCGTGGCGGAGGAAGCCCGCCGACACCACGCCCAAGGCGTTATCTGCGGCCATATCCACCACGCGGTGATCGAGGATATCGACGAGATCCGCTACATCAATACCGGCGACTGGGTCGAAAGCTGCACGGCGATCGCTGAGCACTTCGACGGCACGATGGAACTGATCACCTGGCATAGCCTGCAGGGCGGCGTGACCGCGTCGGAGACCACGGTCGAGGAATTGCCCGTGACGCTTGCCGCACCGCAGGCAGCCTGA
- a CDS encoding NADP-dependent malic enzyme, which yields MTTGDKAKPQAAPASGDIDQQALFFHRYPRPGKLEIQPTKPLGNQRDLALAYSPGVAAPCLAIRDNPETAADFTARSNLVAVVSNGTAVLGLGNIGPLASKPVMEGKAVLFKKFAGIDVFDIEIDAPTVERMVDVISALEPTFGGINLEDIKAPECFEVERRLREMMEIPVFHDDQHGTAIIVAAAVLNGLELAGKDISKAKIVASGAGAAALACLNLLVILGAKRENIWVHDLEGLVYKGREVLMDEWKAVYAQDSANRVLADSIGGADVFLGLSAAGVLKPELLAQMAEKPLIMALANPTPEIMPEVARAARPDAMICTGRSDFPNQVNNVLCFPHIFRGALDCGARTINEEMKMAAVRAIAGLAREEPSDVAARAYSGETPVFGPDYLIPSPFDQRLILRIAPAVAKAAAESGVATRPIQDFDAYLDKLNRFVFRSGFIMKPVFAAAKNATKNRVIFAEGEDERVLRAAQVLLEEGTAKPILIGRPQIIETRLRRYGLRIRPDVDFEVVNPEGDPRYRDYVDDYFALVGRRGVIPEAARTIVRTNTTVIGALAVKRGEADALICGVEGRYNRHLRDVSQIIGKKPGVLDFSALSLLISQRGATFFTDTYVSYNPSAEEIAQMTVMAAGEIRRFGITPRAALVSHSNFGSRESESAAKMRAALKLVRELAPDLEVDGEMHGDAAISETLRERVMPNSALKGEANLLVFPNLDAANVTLGVVKTMTDSLHVGPILLGSALPAHILSPSVTSRGVVNMAALAVVEASHPA from the coding sequence ATGACCACGGGCGACAAAGCGAAACCTCAAGCGGCTCCGGCAAGCGGAGACATCGACCAGCAGGCACTTTTCTTCCACCGCTATCCTCGCCCGGGCAAGCTCGAGATCCAGCCGACCAAGCCGCTCGGCAACCAGCGCGACCTGGCGCTGGCCTATTCGCCGGGTGTCGCCGCACCCTGCCTCGCCATCAGGGACAATCCGGAGACTGCTGCCGATTTTACCGCACGCTCGAACCTCGTCGCCGTGGTCTCGAACGGCACGGCCGTGCTCGGCCTCGGCAATATCGGCCCCCTCGCCTCCAAGCCGGTGATGGAAGGAAAAGCCGTCCTCTTCAAGAAGTTCGCCGGCATCGATGTTTTCGATATCGAGATAGACGCACCGACCGTCGAACGCATGGTCGATGTGATTTCCGCCCTTGAGCCGACCTTCGGTGGCATCAATCTCGAAGACATCAAGGCGCCGGAATGCTTCGAGGTGGAGCGACGCCTGCGCGAGATGATGGAGATTCCGGTCTTCCACGACGACCAGCACGGGACGGCGATCATCGTCGCCGCTGCCGTTCTGAACGGCCTCGAACTGGCCGGCAAGGACATCTCCAAGGCGAAGATCGTCGCCTCGGGTGCCGGAGCCGCGGCGCTTGCCTGCCTCAATCTTCTCGTCATCCTCGGCGCCAAGCGGGAAAACATCTGGGTCCACGACCTCGAGGGCCTCGTCTACAAGGGCCGTGAGGTCCTGATGGACGAATGGAAGGCCGTCTACGCCCAGGACAGCGCCAATCGCGTGCTCGCCGACAGCATCGGTGGCGCCGACGTCTTCCTGGGGCTTTCGGCGGCGGGCGTCCTCAAGCCCGAACTGCTCGCCCAGATGGCGGAGAAGCCGCTGATCATGGCGCTCGCCAACCCGACGCCGGAAATCATGCCGGAAGTCGCGCGCGCGGCGCGGCCGGATGCGATGATCTGCACGGGGCGTTCCGACTTCCCGAACCAGGTCAACAACGTTCTCTGCTTCCCGCACATCTTCCGCGGCGCGCTCGATTGCGGCGCCCGCACCATCAACGAAGAGATGAAGATGGCGGCGGTGCGGGCGATCGCTGGTCTGGCACGCGAGGAACCGTCGGATGTCGCAGCCCGTGCCTATTCAGGGGAAACGCCGGTCTTCGGACCCGACTACCTGATCCCCTCGCCCTTCGACCAGCGGTTGATCCTGCGCATCGCCCCGGCCGTTGCCAAGGCTGCCGCCGAAAGCGGCGTTGCCACCCGTCCGATCCAGGATTTCGACGCCTACCTCGACAAGCTCAATCGCTTCGTCTTCCGCTCCGGCTTCATCATGAAACCGGTCTTCGCGGCGGCGAAGAACGCCACCAAAAACCGCGTCATCTTTGCCGAGGGAGAAGACGAACGGGTGTTGCGTGCCGCCCAGGTGCTGCTCGAAGAAGGTACCGCCAAGCCGATCCTGATCGGCCGCCCGCAGATCATCGAAACCCGCCTGCGCCGCTATGGCCTGCGAATCCGGCCCGATGTCGACTTCGAGGTGGTCAATCCGGAAGGCGATCCGCGTTATCGCGACTATGTCGACGACTACTTCGCTTTGGTCGGCCGCCGCGGCGTCATCCCGGAAGCCGCCCGCACGATCGTGCGTACGAACACGACGGTGATCGGTGCGCTGGCAGTCAAGCGCGGTGAAGCCGACGCATTGATCTGCGGTGTCGAGGGACGCTATAACCGACATCTGCGCGACGTTTCGCAGATCATCGGCAAGAAGCCCGGCGTGCTCGACTTCTCGGCTCTCAGCCTGTTGATTTCTCAGCGCGGCGCGACCTTCTTCACCGACACCTATGTGAGTTACAATCCGAGTGCCGAAGAGATCGCCCAGATGACCGTGATGGCGGCGGGAGAAATTCGCCGCTTTGGGATCACGCCGCGCGCTGCCCTCGTTTCACATTCGAACTTCGGATCGCGCGAATCCGAAAGCGCCGCCAAGATGCGCGCCGCACTCAAGCTCGTCCGCGAGCTCGCACCCGATCTCGAGGTGGACGGAGAAATGCACGGCGACGCGGCAATCTCCGAAACGCTGCGCGAGCGGGTGATGCCGAACAGTGCGCTGAAGGGCGAAGCCAACCTGCTCGTCTTCCCCAATCTCGACGCCGCCAACGTAACGCTCGGCGTGGTCAAAACGATGACCGACAGCCTCCATGTCGGACCGATCCTGCTCGGCTCGGCGCTGCCGGCGCACATCCTTTCGCCGTCCGTCACGTCCCGCGGGGTCGTCAACATGGCGGCTCTCGCAGTGGTCGAGGCAAGCCATCCCGCCTAG
- a CDS encoding helix-turn-helix transcriptional regulator has translation MTNQQAVLDLLDIVEYGGCAEPQQFFALMRRTFDIAHLLYVEAEPTAEGLKVCRLHHTFGAYAEELYLSRGLHRIDPILRLALGGVRPVEWATARRRFPECEPLFQAAEEIGLATEGVALPLPSPTGRLALLAISGNMSPAEWSEYRRCHLRDFQLAANLFHASMLEKAAMVDAMDERDTRLTSRETEVLTWSAAGKSYWEIATILGISERTVRFFMSNTRRKLNVVSNTQAVAQAVRHALIPTI, from the coding sequence ATGACTAATCAACAGGCTGTCCTCGATCTGCTAGATATCGTCGAATATGGCGGGTGCGCGGAGCCGCAGCAATTCTTCGCCTTGATGCGTCGCACGTTCGATATCGCGCATCTCCTCTATGTCGAAGCGGAGCCGACGGCCGAAGGCCTCAAGGTCTGCCGGCTGCATCACACCTTCGGGGCCTATGCCGAGGAGCTCTATCTGTCCCGTGGTCTTCACCGGATCGATCCAATCCTTCGGCTTGCCCTCGGCGGCGTGAGACCCGTTGAATGGGCGACCGCCCGCCGCCGCTTTCCGGAATGCGAGCCGCTCTTCCAGGCTGCCGAGGAAATCGGCTTGGCCACGGAAGGCGTCGCTCTGCCGCTGCCTTCACCGACCGGACGCCTGGCGCTGCTCGCAATCAGTGGCAACATGTCGCCAGCGGAATGGTCCGAATATCGTCGATGCCACCTGCGCGACTTCCAGCTGGCCGCCAATCTTTTCCATGCCTCGATGCTTGAGAAGGCGGCGATGGTCGATGCGATGGACGAGCGCGATACGCGATTGACCAGCCGGGAGACAGAGGTCTTGACGTGGTCGGCAGCCGGCAAAAGCTATTGGGAAATCGCGACGATCCTCGGCATTTCCGAGCGCACGGTTCGTTTCTTCATGAGCAATACGCGCCGCAAGCTCAACGTCGTGTCCAACACTCAGGCCGTTGCGCAGGCGGTCCGCCATGCGCTGATCCCCACCATCTGA
- a CDS encoding acyl-homoserine-lactone synthase encodes MIRIVNGNARGQHPQAIDEMFRLRKRVFHDFLKWDVKTEGNWEIDHYDKANPLYVMSYSPDTGRLRGSLRLLPTLGPNMLDDTFPVLLGGNPEIRSASVWESSRFCIEPDISQDRTSNQVTVAAAELMCGVGELGLASGISHIVTVTDVFLERMFRRMGCPGERIAEPQRIGNVYAVAVAWEVTNSLLQRMKAVAAIEGTVLERPMSLETARAA; translated from the coding sequence ATGATCAGGATAGTGAACGGAAACGCTCGCGGACAGCACCCGCAGGCCATCGACGAGATGTTTCGGCTGCGCAAGCGCGTCTTCCATGACTTTCTGAAATGGGACGTCAAGACCGAGGGCAACTGGGAAATCGACCACTACGACAAGGCCAATCCGCTTTATGTGATGTCGTATTCGCCGGACACCGGAAGGCTTCGCGGTTCCCTGCGACTTCTACCAACGCTAGGGCCGAACATGCTGGATGATACATTTCCGGTCCTGCTCGGCGGAAATCCGGAAATCCGCAGCGCATCGGTTTGGGAATCGAGCCGCTTCTGCATCGAACCGGATATCTCCCAGGACCGGACGTCGAACCAGGTGACGGTCGCCGCCGCCGAGCTCATGTGCGGCGTCGGGGAACTGGGCCTTGCCTCCGGCATCAGCCATATCGTCACCGTCACCGACGTCTTCCTCGAGCGGATGTTCCGCCGGATGGGGTGCCCGGGAGAGCGCATCGCAGAGCCGCAGAGGATCGGCAATGTCTACGCGGTCGCTGTCGCTTGGGAAGTGACGAACAGCCTTCTTCAAAGAATGAAGGCCGTTGCCGCCATCGAGGGCACTGTGCTCGAACGGCCGATGTCGCTCGAAACCGCCAGAGCGGCCTGA
- a CDS encoding DUF2865 domain-containing protein gives MMRLAAALLPLALCMAGQASAASVCERLSARLAELPAAFTTTADLRDFTGAVSRQNIEIRRAKNERRRMACSNDSVVYIDSENEAACAELDDAIGRMEDNLRTLKAQRRHLISKGNDDMRRRIVAAMELNGCSREAGLNWDETIPDETIPDESSTEEAHVHRNILEDFPPDGEDYPLLFDGPADDFTFMEDGAAGGLRTMCVRTCDGAFFPISSNATPADFGRDTELCRARCPAADTELYYHVLATEESEQMISASTGRPYTELPNAFAYRTRGVGAPGICGCQIPKVATGKSSNNSASGTKLSVVSPSVVTIKGTALPASGSPAAKPVEERPYDPTTSKVRVVGPAFLPQQESAIDLKNPRGPRYQPLQNE, from the coding sequence ATGATGCGCCTTGCTGCAGCGCTCCTGCCGCTCGCCTTGTGTATGGCCGGACAGGCTTCGGCCGCAAGCGTATGCGAACGCCTGAGCGCCCGCCTCGCGGAGCTGCCGGCGGCCTTCACCACAACCGCCGATCTCCGCGATTTCACCGGCGCGGTTTCACGCCAGAACATCGAAATTCGCCGCGCAAAGAACGAACGCCGGCGCATGGCATGCAGCAATGACTCCGTCGTCTACATCGACAGCGAAAATGAAGCTGCCTGCGCCGAACTCGACGATGCGATCGGCCGGATGGAGGACAATCTCCGCACGCTCAAGGCGCAACGACGGCATTTGATTTCCAAAGGCAATGACGACATGCGCCGGCGGATCGTCGCCGCCATGGAGTTGAATGGTTGCTCAAGAGAAGCCGGCCTGAACTGGGACGAGACGATCCCTGACGAGACGATTCCTGACGAGTCGAGCACCGAAGAGGCTCACGTTCACCGCAACATTCTCGAAGACTTCCCGCCGGACGGCGAGGACTATCCGTTGCTGTTCGACGGTCCAGCGGACGACTTCACATTCATGGAGGACGGCGCTGCAGGCGGCCTCAGGACCATGTGCGTGCGTACTTGCGACGGCGCATTTTTCCCGATTTCGTCGAACGCGACACCGGCCGACTTCGGACGCGATACCGAGCTTTGCCGGGCACGATGCCCGGCAGCCGACACGGAACTCTACTATCACGTGCTGGCCACCGAGGAGAGCGAGCAGATGATTTCCGCGTCGACGGGCAGGCCGTACACGGAACTCCCCAACGCCTTCGCCTATCGTACCCGCGGGGTCGGTGCGCCCGGTATCTGCGGCTGCCAGATACCCAAGGTCGCAACGGGTAAGAGCAGCAACAATTCCGCGTCAGGAACGAAGCTTTCGGTGGTCAGCCCCTCCGTCGTGACGATCAAGGGCACGGCTTTGCCGGCGTCCGGATCGCCGGCAGCAAAGCCTGTGGAAGAGCGCCCCTACGACCCCACGACCAGCAAGGTCCGCGTCGTCGGCCCCGCCTTTCTGCCGCAGCAAGAGAGCGCGATCGATCTCAAGAACCCTCGGGGGCCGCGCTATCAGCCGCTGCAGAATGAATGA
- the bluB gene encoding 5,6-dimethylbenzimidazole synthase — MLPDPNDCLTAAGAFSPDERAAVYRAIETRRDVRDEFLPEPLPEPLISRLLDAAHRAPSVGFMQPWNFVLVRRSETREKVWQAFRRANEEAAGMFSGEAQAKYRSLKLEGIRKAPLSICVTCDRTRGGAVVLGRTHNSQMDVYSTVCAVQNLWLAARAEGVGVGWVSIFHEDEIKAILGMPEHIEIVAWLCLGFVDRLYQQPELAVKGWRQRVPLEDLIFEERWGLRDGGKRFVDQVIHSAAADSAAPEGS; from the coding sequence ATGCTGCCTGACCCGAACGACTGCCTTACGGCGGCCGGTGCCTTTTCGCCGGACGAGCGTGCCGCCGTCTATCGCGCCATCGAGACGCGCCGCGACGTACGCGACGAGTTCCTGCCTGAACCGCTGCCCGAGCCTCTGATTTCCCGCTTGCTCGATGCGGCGCATCGCGCCCCGTCCGTCGGCTTCATGCAGCCGTGGAACTTCGTGCTCGTGCGCCGGAGCGAGACGCGGGAGAAAGTCTGGCAGGCATTCCGGCGCGCCAATGAGGAAGCCGCCGGCATGTTTTCAGGCGAGGCGCAGGCGAAATATCGCTCACTCAAGCTCGAGGGCATACGCAAGGCGCCGCTCAGCATTTGCGTGACCTGCGATCGCACGCGCGGCGGCGCCGTCGTGCTCGGGCGCACGCATAATTCGCAAATGGACGTCTACTCGACGGTCTGCGCGGTCCAGAACCTTTGGCTCGCAGCGCGGGCCGAGGGGGTCGGCGTCGGTTGGGTCAGCATTTTCCACGAGGACGAGATCAAGGCGATCCTCGGCATGCCCGAACACATCGAAATCGTCGCCTGGCTGTGCCTCGGTTTTGTCGACCGACTCTACCAGCAACCGGAACTAGCGGTGAAGGGCTGGCGGCAACGGGTACCGCTCGAGGACCTGATCTTCGAGGAAAGATGGGGCCTTCGCGACGGCGGGAAGCGGTTTGTCGACCAGGTCATTCATTCTGCAGCGGCTGATAGCGCGGCCCCCGAGGGTTCTTGA
- a CDS encoding NAD+ synthase, with translation MTPQKAVPSKLRIVVAQLNPTVGDIAGNLAKAREARADAARQGADLVLFTELFMSGYPPEDLVLKPAFLKSCLRAVEKLAAETADGGPGVIIGFPRQAAAQRHNSVAVLDGGKIIAVRDKVDLPNYGEFDEKRVFDAGEMPGPVNFRGIRIGIPICEDIWGELGVCETLKESGAEILLSPNGSPYYRGKVDVRHQIVLKQVIETGLPLIYANQIGGQDELVFDGASFGFNADRSLAFQMSQFEEALSISEWTRGEDGWVSTNGLRSRLPESDEADYRACMLGLRDYVNKNGFKNVVLGLSGGIDSAICTALAVDALGEERVHTIMLPYRYTSQESLKDAEACAKALGCHYDVVAIEEPVEGFLSALADTFEGTESGITEENLQSRTRGTILMAISNKFGSMVVTTGNKSEMSVGYATLYGDMNGGFNPIKDLYKMQVYALSRWRNGAVPPGALGPSGEVIPQNIIDKAPSAELRPNQTDQDSLPPYPALDDILECLVEKELSTEEIVARGHDEATVHRIEHLLYIAEYKRRQSAPGVKITKKNFGRDRRYPITNRFRDRG, from the coding sequence ATGACCCCACAGAAAGCCGTACCTTCAAAGCTGCGGATCGTCGTAGCCCAGCTCAATCCGACCGTCGGCGATATCGCCGGCAACCTGGCAAAGGCGCGTGAAGCGCGCGCCGACGCGGCGCGCCAAGGCGCCGACCTGGTGCTGTTCACCGAACTTTTCATGTCCGGCTATCCGCCCGAAGATCTCGTGCTGAAACCGGCCTTTCTGAAGTCCTGCCTGCGCGCCGTCGAGAAACTCGCCGCAGAGACGGCAGACGGAGGGCCGGGGGTCATCATCGGCTTCCCGCGTCAGGCCGCTGCCCAGCGGCACAATTCGGTGGCGGTCCTCGACGGGGGCAAGATCATCGCGGTCCGCGACAAGGTGGACCTGCCGAACTACGGCGAGTTCGACGAAAAGCGGGTCTTCGATGCAGGCGAGATGCCGGGTCCGGTGAATTTTCGCGGCATTCGCATTGGCATCCCGATCTGCGAGGACATTTGGGGCGAGCTCGGCGTCTGCGAGACTCTCAAGGAGAGCGGCGCCGAAATCCTGCTCTCTCCGAACGGTTCGCCTTATTATCGCGGCAAGGTCGATGTCCGCCACCAGATCGTTCTAAAGCAGGTGATAGAAACCGGCTTGCCCCTGATCTATGCCAATCAGATCGGCGGGCAGGACGAACTGGTCTTCGACGGCGCAAGCTTCGGCTTCAATGCCGACCGCTCGCTGGCCTTCCAGATGAGTCAGTTCGAGGAGGCGCTTTCGATTTCAGAGTGGACGAGGGGTGAAGATGGTTGGGTCTCGACCAACGGGCTTCGGTCGCGCCTGCCGGAAAGCGACGAGGCGGACTATCGAGCCTGCATGCTGGGGCTCAGGGACTACGTCAACAAGAACGGCTTCAAGAACGTCGTGCTCGGCCTTTCCGGTGGCATCGACTCGGCGATCTGCACGGCGCTCGCGGTGGACGCGCTCGGCGAGGAGCGGGTCCACACGATCATGCTCCCTTATCGCTATACCTCGCAGGAATCGCTGAAGGACGCCGAAGCCTGCGCCAAGGCGCTCGGCTGCCACTATGACGTGGTCGCGATCGAGGAGCCGGTTGAAGGTTTTCTCAGTGCACTCGCCGATACTTTCGAGGGAACCGAGTCCGGGATCACCGAGGAGAACCTGCAGAGCCGCACGCGCGGAACGATCCTGATGGCAATCTCTAACAAATTCGGTTCGATGGTGGTGACCACCGGCAACAAATCGGAGATGTCGGTAGGCTACGCCACGCTCTACGGCGATATGAACGGCGGCTTCAATCCGATCAAGGACCTCTACAAGATGCAGGTCTATGCGCTGTCGCGCTGGCGCAATGGTGCCGTGCCGCCCGGCGCGCTTGGTCCCTCCGGCGAGGTCATTCCGCAGAACATCATCGACAAGGCACCCTCGGCCGAACTCCGCCCCAACCAGACCGACCAGGACTCGCTGCCGCCCTATCCGGCGCTCGACGACATTCTCGAGTGCCTGGTGGAGAAGGAACTGAGTACGGAAGAAATCGTCGCCCGCGGGCATGACGAGGCGACGGTCCATCGGATCGAGCACCTGCTCTACATCGCCGAATACAAGCGCCGGCAGTCGGCGCCGGGCGTGAAGATCACCAAGAAGAATTTCGGCCGCGATCGGCGCTACCCGATCACCAACCGTTTCCGTGACAGGGGCTAG